Genomic DNA from Dehalogenimonas lykanthroporepellens BL-DC-9:
TGTTGCCACTATTGGTACTCATATTGCAAGCCGTAACCAGCCCATCCGATGTAATATTGAGAGCCGGGTCAACAACATAACAATAGCGACCTCTGGTGTTTCCTGTCCAGGCGCTGGAATACTCAATTCTAAGGAATCTCTGAACAAGTCACGTTTGATGAGGTATAATTAGTCATCCATAAACGAAGGATGGCGAAGTTAATGAAGACCTTGTCATTTGCCAGTCTGGCTTATGCTAACAAAAAGAAACAGACGCGACGGGAAGTATTCCTTCAGGAAATGGATCGGGTAATTCCCTGGAAAGAACTACTGGAAATCATAGTTGAGTATTACCCCAAAGCCGGTAATGGTCGACATCCAATGCCGCTGGAGCGCATGCTACGGATATATTTCATGCAACAGTGGTACGGTTTATCGGATCCGGCGATGGAAGACGCGCTTTACGATATAGAATCGATGAGACGATTTGCCGGAATCGATATCCAATCTGACCCTGTACCGGATGAAAGTACTATACTGCATTTTCGTCATCTGCTGGAGAAGCACAATCTGACCATGGCGTTATTTGAAAAGACAAGGAATTATCTTTCAGACAAAGGTTTATTGTTAAAAGAAGGGACAATAGTCGACGCTACGATAATCAATGCGCCATCTTCGACCAAAAACCGGGATAAGGCCCGAGACCCACAGATGCGACAGACCAAAAAGGGGAATCAGTGGTATTTTGGCATGAAGGCTCATATAGGCGCAGACACCGGCAAGGGACTGGCGCATACGATAGTGGTGACCGATGCCTCAGTTCATGATTCACAGGTCATGGATAAGTTACTGCACGGAGAGGAAAAGGCGGTCTATGGAGATAAAGCCTATACCAGTGAGGAAAGGCAAAGACGTTACGAATCCCGAGGCATTGATTGGCGGGTAAAACGCAAAGCCAGCCGGCACTATCAACTGACACCGGAAGACGCCGAGTTTAACCGAAGACAAGGCAAAGTTCGAGCCAAGGGTGAGCATGCGTTTCTGGTGGTCAAGCATCTATGGCGATACCGGAAGGTCAAATACAAAGGCCTCCACAAGAATATGGTGCAGGTCTTCAGCCTGTTCACGCTGGCTAATTTATATCTGGTACGCCGGGAATTAAGCATGATGGCAACCTGAAGGGTGAATTGCGCCCAATAACCGGAAAACCGCTCCTTCAGGGTGGAGCAAACCGGATAAAGGCCGGTGTAACCTGCCAAAAACACTGCGGTTTCGCTTCGTGGGCGCAAGATATCACCAACAATATCACCGAAACTTTACAACTATGTGTTTTTCAGAGGTTCCCTAACTCTACCGTTCTCAAAGAGTTGTTTACTCTCAAGCAACAGACGAGAGTTACGCCAAAAGTACGCTACCTAAGCCTAAACTACTGAAAGAGGTGTGGATCATTGATTTCGTTTGTTGCTCCGCCCCAAAAAGGTAGTGTCTTGCGTCATAGCTATTGCACGCCTATAATTGCCCTAATCAAAAGGACTGGTTTTTAAAAAGGGACTGGTTTCTGTTGCTAGAAAGAAATGACGTCATAGAAAGCAAACCACTCAACCGTCGTCTGAGCGCCGCCAAGGCCGCCAAGCAGGACGAGTTCTACACTCAGTACGTCGACATCCAGAAAGAAATCGAAGCCTACCTCGAGTTCGACCCGAACACCTTTCGCGGCAAGGTCGTCTACTGCAACTGCGACGATCCCTTCGAGAGCAACTTCTTCAAGTACTTCGCCGCCAACTTCAACAAGCTCGGCCTGAAGAAGCTCATCACCACCAGCTACGATGGCTCCCCCATCGCCGGGCAATTAAACCTGTTCCCGGAATACAACGAGGGCAACGGCAAGCGCCAAAAACCGAAAGCGGTCGCATTCATTATTGATCATGTGAAGGACGAAGACGGTGACGGTGCCGCCAATGTGACCGACGTATCCTTATTCCTCAAACGCAACAAGGCTGCCCGTATCGCCCTCAAGGGCAACGATCAATACCCCGGCGGCGACTTCCGTAGCCCCGAATGCCTTGCCTTCCTCAAAGAAACCGATATCGTAGTCACCAACCCGCCGTTCTCGCTGTTCCGTGAGTACGTGGCACAGCTCATGGAGTACGGGAAGAAATTCGTCATCATCGGACCGAAGAGTGCCATCACCTACAAAGAGATTTTCCCGCTGATCAAAGAATCTAAGCTTTGGCTAGGGTCAGGATTCGCTAACGGGAACGCCTACTTCAGCATTCCAACCCATGCATGCCGAGAGTTCGCAGATGGCGTTTATGACGAAACCACAGGGCTGGTGAAGTTCCGTAATGTCGGATGGTTCACCAACCTCGACCATGGCCGTCGTCACGAGAAACTTCCACTAATGACAATGGCAGACAACCTGAAGTTCAGCAAGCACAAGGAGATAAAGGGCAAGGCGGCCTACGCCAGGTACGACAACTACGACGCCATTGAAGTGCCGTTCACCGATGCCATTCCCAACGACTACGAAGGTATCATGGGCGTCCCCATTACCTTCCTTGACAAGTACAACCCTGAGCAGTTCGAGATCATCGGGTTAGCCGCGGGGAATATTCGCGGACTTGCCGGCATTCCCAGTGCTACCGGCAAGGACGGGCCATACATGGATGGCAAACTGAAATACGGCCGCATCCTCATCCGCCACCGCCACCCGACAAAGGAGAAAAAATAGTGAAAACTACCCTCCGTACCGATCTCACCGTCGCCGATGTCTGCAATGGTTTCGTTTACAACCAGCTCGAAGGAAGAGGCCTCTTCGGGCTAGGCGGTAAACTTACCATCCAGCCGGAGTATCAGCGGAACTATATCTACGCTGAGAGCGAAGGAAAACGCGAGCAGGCGGTCATACACTCGCTACTCAAAGGGTATCCGCTCGGGCTGATCTACTTCAACAAGGTCACTGCGGATAAGTTCGAAGTCTTGGACGGCCAGCAGCGAATAACCAGTATCGGGCGGTTCGTTACGAATAAATTCGCCATCATGGATAACGGCAATCCGAAGAATTTCGACAGCCTGCCTCTCGACCAGCAGAAGCGGATTAAAGAATCTAAGCTACTGATCTACGAGTGCGAGGGGGCGGAAACAGAGATCAAGCAGTGGTTCGAAACGATCAACATCGCCGGCGTCCCTCTCAACGCGCAGGAGCTCCTAAATGCCATCTACTCGGGGCCATTCGTTACACTTGCGAAGGCCGAGTTCAGCAACAGCCAGAACGCCAACATCCAAAAATGGAGTGCCTACATCAAGGGTAGCGCCAACCGGCAGAACTTTCTGGAGCGGGCACTCGATTGGGTGAGCAAGGGCGACATCGGTAGCTACATGAGCGCTCACCGCAACGATAAGGACATCAATGAACTCAAGACCTACTTCAACAGCGTAATCGACTGGATTTCAACGGTTTTCACAGATGTTAAGAAAGAGATGCAGGGTTTAGAGTGGGGCAAGCTCTACGAGCAATATCACTCCCAGTCATACAACCCGGAGAAGGTGTCCGCCGACGTGAAGCGGCTCTACGCCGACCCCTACGTAAAGAAGAAACGCGGGGTATTCGAGTTCATCCTTGGCGGCCAGCAGGACACGAAGCTCCTTGAGGTGCGCGTCTTTGATGACGCCACCAAGCAGTCAGTCTATGAGAAGCAAACAGACGTGGCACAGGCGAAGGGCGAGTCCAACTGTCCGCTCTGCGCAATTGGACACAACGCGAACAAAAGCAGAATCTATAAGTTTAACGAAATGGACGCCGACCACGTTTCCGCGTGGAGCAAGGGCGGCGACAGCTCGCCTGAGAATTGCGAAATGCTATGCATTACCCACAATCGGGCCAAAGGTAATTTATAGTATGGCTTTGCCCTGATATCTAAAAACGAGCCCAGTTTCATGCTGGTCTGCAATGATGGCCGCGTGGCCTTACCAACCCCTCGTTCTGATTTAGTATCAACCACTCCCAGATATCAACCCGTGTTTCAGGTATAGTCCGATTCTCCAACCGATGGGCCTTGATAAGCAATGGGTTTTACAGCATAGTAAACACGTGATATGCTTTACTCAAGAATTTTTGAGAAAAAATCACTTTACTCAAACAAGAAAATCATTTTGAAAAATTCACACATTTTTGAGTATAGTTAAAGTTGTTATCACTTTACTCAAAATATTTAGGTCAACGCTGATAAATCTTGTAAAATCATCCAACTCTATAATGAGATGAAAACAGAAATACTTGAACTAACTCGCTCACAGCATGCAATCCCAATACTCGATCACATGTTTGAACGTCCAATCTTTAAGAGTAATAGTATTAAGAGCCTGCCAAACACGCCAACAAAAGCTACCATAACAGGTTTATTAAATACTCTTAAAGAGGCTGGTATTCTTGTAGTAATCCGTGAGAGTTCAGGCCGCAGGCCGCAAATCCTGGCCTTTCCAAAACTGTTAAACCTTTGCGAAGGTTCTGATGTAATTTCCCCGAGATAGCCCTTCAAAATTCAAGCCCCCGTGTTTCCGGCAGAGTGCGACTCTCCCCCGTCTCCACCGCAAACTAACAAACGTTGCCCCCCTTGCACCCCACCCCCCAATCCGCTAAAGTTCCACCATGCCTAAACAAAAACTGGTCTTCGTCTGTTCCGGGTGCGGTAACGAAAGCCCCAAGTGGCAGGGCAAGTGCCCCGGGTGCGGCGAATGGAACACCATGTACGAACAGGCGGTCAGCACCGCCAAACCGGCGGCGCGCCGCAAGCCGGCCGGCGCCAATCTGCCCCAGAGCCTGTCCGACATCAAACTGGACGCCGGTGCGGAACGCCTGCCGGTAGGCCTGGGCGAAATAGACCGGGTGCTGGGTGGGGGGCTTGTACCCGGGTCTCTCACACTCATCGGCGGTGAGCCTGGCATCGGCAAGTCCACCCTTCTATTACAGATCTCCGCCCTGCTGGCCGAGGGCGCGCCGGTGCTGTACGTTTCCGGCGAGGAAACCCGCCACCAGATAAAAACGCGCGCGGCGCGGCTGGGCATCGACGGCAAGCAGTTATACCTGCTGAACGAAACCGACCTGGAAGCGATTACCGAGGAACTGGACCGGCTGTCGCCGGGACTGGCGGTCATCGACTCCATCCAGACAATCTATACCCCCGACCTGGAGATGGCCCCCGGCGGCGTATCCCAAGTGCGGGAATGCGCCGCCCGGCTGGTGCGGTGGGCCAAGTCCACCCAGGTGCCGGTGCTGATTGCCGGCCACGTCACCAAGGACGGGGCCATCGCCGGGCCGCGACTGCTGGAGCATATCGTGGACACGGTGCTGTACCTGGAGGGCGAGCAGTTCTCCAGCTACCGGATACTGCGGTCGGTCAAGAACCGCTACGGCTCGGTCAACGAGGTGGGCATCTTCGAGATGAAACCGCAGGGGCTGACCGAGGTGCAGAACCCTTCCGAAGTGTTTCTGTCACGCGACCGCCAGAACCCGATAGGCTCGGCGGTGGTGCCGGTGCTGGAAGGATCGCGGCCGCTCCTTGTCGAAATACAGGCGCTGACCAACGCCACCAGCTTCGGCCAGCCGCGCCGAACCGCCAACGGGCTGGATTTCGGGCGGCTCCTCATCATCACCGCGGTACTGTCGCGCCGGGCCTATCTCAAACTGGGTAACCAGGATGTCATCGCCTCGGTGACGGGTGGGCTGAACGTCGCCGAACCGGCCGCCGACCTGGCGGCGGCCATCGCCATCGCTTCCAGCTACAAGAACATCGCGGTGGACCCGCGTCTGGCGGCCATCGGCGAGGTGGGGCTGTCCGGGGAAATCCGCAACGTGCCGCAACTGGAAAGAAGGCTGAGCGAAGCGCGGCGGCTGGGCTTTACCGCCGCCATCGTACCGGCATCGGCCCGGGCCAGATCCGAATGGCCGGATTTCAAGCTGATTCACGCCCGGGACATCCGCCAGGCGCTGGGCGCGGCGCTGACCGGACAGGCGGAGACCGAAGAGCTGTTTCCGGACACGACCGACTGAATAATTGACCAACTAGTCAAACAAGGAGACTTAATGATAGCAATTGACCCGGGATCCATTGCCCAAATAATGCAGAACACAAACGGAATTTGGACTGTTCCAGATACAATTGTCAACGCCATCTCTCAGAAATTAACATCAGATACTAATACTCTCGAGGATGAAAAAGAACGGTTTGAAAAGGAGTTCAGAGACTGCCGAAAAAGTGATTCCCCGATAAATATTGACTACTACCTTAAGGGCGAAGTAAGTCTTGATGCCTATACAGCATTTTATTTACCACGCTATTCTTTAATACCAGCGATAAGCTTCCGCGACCTGTCACTGCACTCGAATCTGAAACAATTACCGGACGAAATAAAAATACTAGATATGGGAAGCGGTACAGGTGCGATTACTCTTGGTTTACTCCACTTTCTAACTGAACTTGGCTACCCACGCGAGTCAATCCAGATAGTGAACTTGGATTGTTGTGGTCCAGCAACAAAAAGAAGAAAGGATTTGATCAGTTCATGCGGGTTTGACAGGTACCATATTGCCCACGAAACAATTGACTTCAATCACACGTCTATTTTGAGTTCAACATTAGAGTATTATGGACCATTTGATTATATCTTTACCGGAAGCTGTCTTACCGAGCTCGATCATACGGTAATAGATACGCTTATCAAATTATTCTCACGTACACTTAGCGAACCAGGGGCGATAATTATTGCCGAGGCACGGCGAACATATACCGGAAACTTGATCCATAGGCTGGCGCTGAATGCTCCAAATCACGGATTGAATGTATATTATCCTTGTATTGATATGCATTGTTCTTCATCATCTTGCTGGTGTTGGCGCGAACACAGCTATGCTCCTCCAAACATTCGGCTACCCGATGGTAAACGACTCACCGGCGTCGACAACAATCTTACCCTTAATTGGTTGATTCTTACAAAATTACCGGTCCGGATATTAGATAATTTTCAAGCCAGAGAGCCTGAGCTTCGTTGGGATATAATTAACAAAGAGCCAAAGCCGCATTATCAAAATACTGAAAACTTCGGCGTTTGTAGTGATGAAGATATAATGTTGGATGTTAGTAAAGTCGGGCGCCACCACTGTAGACGTGGTTCAATCGTAGGTTTCGATAATAACGGCGTAGTTCAAAGGGTGGTAACATTATAGATGATTATCTCAGCCAGTCGCAGAACTGATCTCCCAGCTTTCTATTCTGAATGGTTCATAAATAGGATCCAAGCTGGGTTCTGTTGTGTCGTAAATCCTTTGAATGCACATCAAGTCTCAAGGGTGTCTCTAAAACCAGAGGACGTAACCGCCATTGTTCTGTGGTCAAAAAACCCTGCACCTTTAATACCTTCTCTACCGATTTTAGACCGAATGGGATACCGTTATTATTTTCAATACACTTTAAATGATTACTCTAATGATCTCGAGCAACGAATTCCTCCTTTCCACCAAAGATTGGATACATTTAAAAGTCTTGCAAATAAAATAGGTCAACAACGAACCATTTGGCGATATGACCCCATAATATTTTCACCATCCCTGGATGAAAGTTACCATCTCGACCGCTTCAACAAGATTGCAACAGAACTGAATGGAAGCACAAATCGAGTAATGATTAGCATTCTCGATATGTACGATAAAGTAAGTAACCGCCTCGAAAAGCAGGGGCAATACTTCAACACCGCATACTCACCTGATCCTCCTGGGGGGAAACTTCTAACTTTTCTCCGAGAATTACACGATATCGCCGGAACTAATGGCATGGAGATATTTAGTTGTGCCGAAGAAACAGATTTTGCCGATGCGGGCATTCAGCATGGGCATTGCATCGACACCGATTTGATACGTCAGCTTTGGCACTTGCCGATTAAATTTAAGAAAGACAAAGGCCAAAGAAAAGCTTGCGGTTGCAGTGTAAGTAAAGATATTGGAGCTAACAGCACCTGCCTCCACGAATGCGTCTATTGCTACTCAACAATGAGCCTTGAACTTTCACGAAAACGTTATAAACAGCATGACCCAACATCACCTTTTCTCTGGGGTACCGGTAATATTCCCGCCGAAAAAGAACTAAAACCAAATCACTCCCAACTTGAGTTATTATAACGAGTCATGTATAACTCAATAGCCTCTCTAATCCGTCTGGTAGTCGCTTCAAATTGAAACAAACAATTCGTATATTACTAATATTTGTCGGTACCGTTTCCGTCGGCCTGGGCATACTGGGCATCTTCCTTCCGTTACTCCCGACAACACCGCTTCTGCTTCTGGCGGCGGCCTGCTACGCCCGCAGTTCCCAGCGTTTCCATGACTGGTTGTTAAATCACCGGGTGTTCGGCGAATACATCCGCAACTACCGCGACCACCGGGCCATCAGGTACCGGGCCAAGGTGACGGCCATCAGCCTGCTATGGATAACCATCGGCATCAGCATTTTTCTGGTGGGTTACTTCTGGGTCAGGTTGCTTCTGCTGGGTATCGCCGTGGGCGTCACCTGGCACCTGCTGTCACTCAAAACCATCCGCTCGTAACAATAAAGGAGCCTCCGGAGAGGCTCCTTTTATCTGCCGCCAACCGGGTTACAACGACGGCTGGTGTTTCTTGTCCGACTGACCGAATTCCAGATCCAGCGTGATGCCGGCTTCTTCCGCCGCCGGTTGATGGTTCGTTTGCCGCAGGGGCAGTTGCGGCAGAAAAATGGTCGTCAGCGTGCCCAGCCCCAGCAGTATGGCGCCGACGATGAAAACCTGGTCGATGGAGGCAGAGTACGCGGTTTTCAGCGTTTCTACAAAACTATGAAACGCTGAGGTCAACTGATCCTGAACAGCCGGTGGCGCCTGGGAAAGCATGCCCAGAATCTCCGCCTGCCCGTCCGGAGTCAGAAAGGCCTGAATGGTGTTGCCGTCGATGGTTACCGGCGTGGTCGGTGAGATTTCCCTGACCGCCTGAACGAAGGGGTCAGCCGAAATATCGGTTAGCCGGGAAGCCAGGCCAGCGTTCATGACACCGCCGAGGACGGCTACGCCGACGGTGCCGCCGACGGAGCGGAAAAGTTGCGTACCGGCGGTGACCTCACCCAGCCGGGAGTGGTCGAAAGCGTTCTGCACCGCCAGGGTGAAGATGGGCATGGTGACGCCCAGGCCCAGGCCGGTGATAATCATACGCAGTACCAGTCCACCGGACGTGGTGGCAGGACCGATTTGGGAGAAGAGCGCCATGCCGAAAGTGGCCAGCGCCATGCCGAAAACGGCCAGGATTTTATAATTGCCGGTACGTGAAACCAACTGACCGCTAATGATGGACGCGGTGACCATAGCCAGAGACATAGGCATGAGAATTAGCCCGGAGTTGGTGGCCGATACGCCGATGACGCCCTGGGCGAAGACCGGAATGAACAGGATAGAGCCGAACATGCCCAGACCGCTGAAGAAGACGGCTATAATCGACACGGTAAAGACACGGTTCCGGAACAGGCCCATCGAGAGGATAGGGTCTTTAGCCCGCAGTTCACGCCAGATGAAAAGCACCAGAGAAACGACCGCCACCGAAAGCAGGCCGATGATGGTACCGGAACCCCAGGAGTATTCCGAACCGCCCCAGACCAGCGCCAGCAGTAAAGGCACCAGTGTCAGGGTGATGAGCGCCGCGCCGATATAGTCGATGGAGCGGTTACCACTGGCGTGGGTCGGCAGATGTTTGGGCAGGGCGGCGGCCATGACACCAAGGGCCGCCAGGCCGACCGGGATATTGACGTAGAAGATCCAGCGCCAGGAGAAGGCATCGGACAGCCAGCCACCGAGCAAAGGCCCGGCAATCGCCGTAACCCCGGAAACCGCCCCCAGCAGTCCCTGATACTTGCCACGCTGAGCCGGTGGGAAGAGGTCACCGACGATGGCGAAGGAATTGACCATGATGGCGCCGCCGCCGATACCCTGAAGGCCGCGAAACAGAATGAGCTGGGTCATGCTCTGCGCCACGCCGGACAGCATGGAGCCTATAAGGAAGATGACCACGGCCAGCAGGAAGAGGTTGCGCCGGCCGAAGATGTCGGTCAGCTTGCCGTAGATGGGCACGGTGACCGCCGAAGCCAGCATGTAGGCGGTGAAGACCCATGACAGGTGGGACAGCCCCTGGAACTCCTGAACGATGCGCGGCATGGCGGTAGCTACGATGGTCTGGTCGAGGGAAGACAGCATCAGCGTCAGCATGACGCCGAGCATAACGAGGGCGGTTTTAGGATTGGGTGACATAGTTCCTCTACTGAATATTTTTGGAATCGACGATCTTTTCGATGATGTGAATCAGTGTTTCCAGTTCGGCGTCGTCGAGGGCCGAAAAGAGACCGGTCAGCCGTTCCAGGCGCTCCTGCCGCACCTGCTCCACCTTCCGGCGGCTGTCTTCAGGCAGGTTCAGAATTAGAGCGCGGCGGTCATCAGGCGACGGACGGCGTTCCAAGAGGCCCTTGCCGACCAGGTTATCGACGAGCTGGGTGGCGGCGCTGGAAGAGACGCCGAGCAAACCGGCCAGGTCTTTCAGGCCGATTCCTTCATTCTCCGAAATAAGATGCAGGGCCAGCCACTGGGAATGGGCCAGGCAGTCACCGGAGGGGGTCTGGTGGGCTTCGGGCGCCATCAGGCGCTTCAGGGAATGGAAGCGGCCCATCAGGAAACCGATACGCTGTTTGCGGTCGAGCATGATACCATCCTTAGATAAGATACTGAATATTTTAGCACCTTATCTAATAACCGGTCAAACAGCGGTTACGCGTTTTGCCGGGGAAATGGCCGGGCTCAGCCCTCGGTGCGGAAAGTAACCGCCAATACGCCAGGGCCGCCGTGTACGCCCAGCACCGGCCCGAAGCGGGCGATGTGGATTTTGTCGGTGGCGACGAATTCGGCCAGCCGTTTGGCCAGAGCTTTGGCCTCATCCGGGGTGGTGGAATGAATCACCGCCAGTTCAGCGATGGAATGGCCGGCGCTCTTGACCAGTTCCACCAGGCGGTCGACGCCGCGGGCGCGGCTCCTGACCTGCCCTACCGGAACGAACTCACCGCCCTGGATATCGAGGAGGGGTTTGACGTTCAGCACCGAGCCCATGAGGGCCTTGGCGCGCCCGATGCGGCCGCCGCGGGCGATGTATTTCAAAGTATCGAACAAAACCAGCAAATCGATTTTACCGATCGATTCCCTGGCCCCGGTGACTACCGAGCCAAGGTCATGGCCGGCTCTGGCCAGACGGGCGGCGGCTACGGCGACCAGACCGGTGGCCATGGATGTGAAGGTGGAGTCAACCACTTCCACCGGCACCGTGTTCTTCATCATCATGGCGCCCTGGCGGGCGGCGGAGATGGTGCCGCTCATCTTTTCCGACAAATGGACGGAGACGATGGCGTCGGCGCCTTCGGCGATGCGGTCGTAGGCGTCGGCAAAGTCCTGAGGCGAGGGCTGGGCGGTAGTGGGATGAACGGGGCCGTTTTGCAGGCGGGCGTAAAAATTGTCCTCGGTTATGTCCACCCGGTCACGGAATGATTCGCCCCCGAATTGAACGTAGAGCGGAACTGTAGTGATACCCAGCTCACCGGCCAGTTCAGCCGGGATATCGGCGGTGGAATCGGTTACGACTTTGACGCTCATGGCATAACCCCCTTTAACTTCGTACAGATGGCTACCAGTATAACCGAAAGGACCAATAAAACCTAGCCGGGGAAATGTTGTCAGGCCTGCGGCGGCGCGGCGGGTCTGCGCCGCGGCGGGCGGCGTCGCTTCTTGCGGGGAGGTGCCTCTTCAGCCGGGTCCAGGGCGGCCTGCCGGGGTTTGGGGGCAGGCCGGTTGCCGCGGCCGGGCGCGCCGGAGAAGCGGGACGGCGGCGGCTCCGGGGCGTTGTAATCGAAGCCCTCGACGGTGCGCCGTTCGATAGTGGTTTTGAGCAGTTTCTCCAGGGCGCGCACCATGGATTCGTCCTCGGGGGTGACAAAGGTGAAGGCATCGCCGGATCTGCCGATGCGGCCGGTTCTGCCGATGCGGTGGATGTAGGCGTCGGCGGTATCGGGCATATCGTAGTTGATGACGTGGGAAACATCGGAAACGTCGATACCGCGTGAGGCGATATCGGTGGCTACCAGCACCTTGAAGGTGCCGTCCTTGAAGCCGTCAAGTGCCGCCTGCCGGCGGTATTGCGACAGGTTGCCCTGGATGGAGGCCACGGCGTAGCCAGCCTGTCGCAGGGCGATGGCCACCCGCTCCGTGCGGTGCTTGGTGCGGGTGAATACCAATACGGAACCGGCGTCTTCTATCTGCCGCAGTATCTGCTTCAGCAATGCCGTCTTGAGATCCTGACGCACCGGGTAGAGGGCGTGAGTGACGGTAACCGCCGGGGCCACGGTGCCGATCTGGACGGTGACCGGGTCGGTCAGGAATTCCTGAACCAGCTTGCGAACGTCCGCCGGCATGGTGGCCGAAAAAAGAAGGGTCTGACGTTCCGGCCGCACCAGGCACCGGAGAATCTTGCGGATATCGGGCAGAAAGCCCATGTCGAACATGCGGTCAGCTTCGTCGATGACCAGCATTTCGACGTCATCAAAGTCGATGGTGCCCTGCCAGACGTGATCCAGCAGGCGACCGGGGCAAGCGATGACGATGTCGGTGCCGGCCCGGAGTTTGGCCTTCTGTGGTTCCATACCGACGCCGCCGTAGATGGCCATGGCACGCAGTCCGGTGTGCTGTGAGAGGGTCTTGACGCTGTCGTAAATCTGTTCCGCCAGTTCACGGGTGGGCGAAACGATGAGGCCGCGCAGTTTGCCGCGGGGGCCGCGGAGCAGGCGCTGGAGCATGGGCAGAACGAAGGCAGTGGTCTTGCCGGTGCCGGTCTGGGCCAGACCGATGAGGTCACGCCCCTGGAGGGCGGGCGGGATGGCCTGGGCCTGGATGGGGGTGGGCTCGGTGTAGCCGGCGGATTTCACCCCGTCCCTGACGGCGGGATGGAGGTCGAAGTTTTCGAAGGTCATTAGTCTTGATTATTCCTTGGGATATATTTATATCGGGCTGGAGTTACGGGAAAGGTCGAACCCGACAGAAAGGCGGGAGATAAAGAAGCGGTCATTCCGATAAGTACATGCTGACGATATATGACGTCATTATACA
This window encodes:
- a CDS encoding Domain of unknown function DUF1848 (PFAM: Domain of unknown function DUF1848~KEGG: chy:CHY_2128 hypothetical protein), which produces MIISASRRTDLPAFYSEWFINRIQAGFCCVVNPLNAHQVSRVSLKPEDVTAIVLWSKNPAPLIPSLPILDRMGYRYYFQYTLNDYSNDLEQRIPPFHQRLDTFKSLANKIGQQRTIWRYDPIIFSPSLDESYHLDRFNKIATELNGSTNRVMISILDMYDKVSNRLEKQGQYFNTAYSPDPPGGKLLTFLRELHDIAGTNGMEIFSCAEETDFADAGIQHGHCIDTDLIRQLWHLPIKFKKDKGQRKACGCSVSKDIGANSTCLHECVYCYSTMSLELSRKRYKQHDPTSPFLWGTGNIPAEKELKPNHSQLELL
- a CDS encoding protein of unknown function DUF454 (PFAM: protein of unknown function DUF454~KEGG: tau:Tola_1008 protein of unknown function DUF454) — encoded protein: MKQTIRILLIFVGTVSVGLGILGIFLPLLPTTPLLLLAAACYARSSQRFHDWLLNHRVFGEYIRNYRDHRAIRYRAKVTAISLLWITIGISIFLVGYFWVRLLLLGIAVGVTWHLLSLKTIRS
- a CDS encoding drug resistance transporter, EmrB/QacA subfamily (KEGG: deg:DehalGT_1341 drug resistance transporter, EmrB/QacA subfamily~TIGRFAM: drug resistance transporter, EmrB/QacA subfamily~PFAM: major facilitator superfamily MFS_1); the protein is MSPNPKTALVMLGVMLTLMLSSLDQTIVATAMPRIVQEFQGLSHLSWVFTAYMLASAVTVPIYGKLTDIFGRRNLFLLAVVIFLIGSMLSGVAQSMTQLILFRGLQGIGGGAIMVNSFAIVGDLFPPAQRGKYQGLLGAVSGVTAIAGPLLGGWLSDAFSWRWIFYVNIPVGLAALGVMAAALPKHLPTHASGNRSIDYIGAALITLTLVPLLLALVWGGSEYSWGSGTIIGLLSVAVVSLVLFIWRELRAKDPILSMGLFRNRVFTVSIIAVFFSGLGMFGSILFIPVFAQGVIGVSATNSGLILMPMSLAMVTASIISGQLVSRTGNYKILAVFGMALATFGMALFSQIGPATTSGGLVLRMIITGLGLGVTMPIFTLAVQNAFDHSRLGEVTAGTQLFRSVGGTVGVAVLGGVMNAGLASRLTDISADPFVQAVREISPTTPVTIDGNTIQAFLTPDGQAEILGMLSQAPPAVQDQLTSAFHSFVETLKTAYSASIDQVFIVGAILLGLGTLTTIFLPQLPLRQTNHQPAAEEAGITLDLEFGQSDKKHQPSL
- a CDS encoding transcriptional regulator, MarR family (KEGG: deg:DehalGT_1342 transcriptional regulator, MarR family~PFAM: regulatory protein MarR~SMART: regulatory protein MarR), with the protein product MLDRKQRIGFLMGRFHSLKRLMAPEAHQTPSGDCLAHSQWLALHLISENEGIGLKDLAGLLGVSSSAATQLVDNLVGKGLLERRPSPDDRRALILNLPEDSRRKVEQVRQERLERLTGLFSALDDAELETLIHIIEKIVDSKNIQ
- a CDS encoding degV family protein (KEGG: det:DET0421 DegV family protein~TIGRFAM: degV family protein~PFAM: DegV family protein); the encoded protein is MSVKVVTDSTADIPAELAGELGITTVPLYVQFGGESFRDRVDITEDNFYARLQNGPVHPTTAQPSPQDFADAYDRIAEGADAIVSVHLSEKMSGTISAARQGAMMMKNTVPVEVVDSTFTSMATGLVAVAAARLARAGHDLGSVVTGARESIGKIDLLVLFDTLKYIARGGRIGRAKALMGSVLNVKPLLDIQGGEFVPVGQVRSRARGVDRLVELVKSAGHSIAELAVIHSTTPDEAKALAKRLAEFVATDKIHIARFGPVLGVHGGPGVLAVTFRTEG